One window of the Niallia circulans genome contains the following:
- the thrC gene encoding threonine synthase — protein sequence MKFICIDCKKVFTSSEFAYHCSCGGLLDIVHDFQHYDADFLKHLFKERLSERMTPYASGVWRYKELIFPELPDNFIVTKYEGNTGLYASELLQTYTGLKQVFVKAQSENPSGSFKDNGMTVAVSHGNSLGYKKFTCTSTGNTSSSLAMYASIASANSYVFVPDKDISLNKVLQTVSYGAKVFSFPGTYDDGIQFLEKYSRELELYVCNSINPFRIEGQKSIIYEIAQYLNWELPEWIIVPGGALSNATALGKGLSDLYTLGLIKKMPRVAVVQAEGASPFHKMVSQQKKELIPEPVPYTRASALNIGNPPSWKKALHTLFQTQGVTISVTDEEILDAKAMIDKSGIGCEPASAATIAGLRNLVSKQVIDKEESALCILTGNILKDTDVLKYYHHVENTNATYKNNIHHTNLSLSSISNSMKSEK from the coding sequence ATGAAATTTATATGTATTGACTGTAAGAAAGTATTTACTTCAAGTGAATTTGCCTATCATTGTTCATGCGGCGGTCTGCTTGATATCGTGCATGATTTCCAACATTACGATGCTGATTTTTTAAAGCATTTATTTAAAGAACGACTTTCAGAACGGATGACACCTTATGCAAGTGGAGTATGGAGATACAAAGAGTTAATCTTTCCTGAGTTGCCTGATAACTTTATTGTCACAAAATATGAAGGGAATACAGGATTATATGCTTCAGAATTACTACAAACTTATACAGGGCTTAAACAAGTTTTTGTCAAGGCACAAAGTGAGAACCCTAGTGGTTCATTTAAGGATAACGGCATGACTGTTGCTGTTTCTCATGGAAACTCCTTAGGATATAAGAAGTTCACTTGTACGTCGACCGGAAATACTTCTTCTTCTTTAGCGATGTACGCATCCATTGCTAGCGCAAATTCTTATGTATTCGTCCCAGATAAAGATATCTCTTTAAATAAAGTTCTACAGACAGTTTCTTATGGTGCAAAAGTGTTTAGTTTTCCAGGGACTTATGACGACGGCATTCAATTTTTAGAAAAATATAGCCGTGAGCTTGAATTATATGTTTGTAATTCTATCAATCCATTTAGAATTGAAGGTCAAAAAAGTATTATTTATGAAATCGCACAGTATTTAAACTGGGAATTACCTGAATGGATAATCGTTCCTGGTGGTGCTTTAAGCAATGCAACAGCATTAGGAAAAGGCTTATCTGATTTATATACGCTGGGATTAATTAAGAAAATGCCGCGAGTGGCAGTTGTTCAAGCAGAAGGCGCTAGCCCATTTCATAAAATGGTATCCCAACAAAAAAAGGAACTTATTCCTGAGCCTGTTCCATACACTCGTGCTTCTGCGTTGAATATCGGTAATCCACCAAGCTGGAAAAAAGCATTGCATACTCTATTCCAAACACAGGGAGTTACTATATCTGTAACAGATGAGGAGATTCTTGATGCTAAAGCTATGATTGATAAAAGCGGAATTGGCTGTGAGCCTGCTTCAGCAGCAACCATTGCCGGACTGCGCAATTTAGTTTCTAAACAGGTAATTGATAAAGAAGAATCCGCCTTATGTATTCTGACTGGAAATATTCTCAAAGACACGGATGTTTTAAAGTACTACCATCACGTGGAAAATACCAATGCCACCTATAAAAATAACATTCACCATACTAATCTATCACTGAGCAGCATAAGTAATAGCATGAAAAGTGAAAAATGA
- the murI gene encoding glutamate racemase has translation MRIGFFDSGIGGMSVLHQAVRLLPNEDYIFYADTLHVPYGEKSKEEVRDYIFSAADFLADQGIKALVIACNTATSIAVDDLRQKYDFPILGIEPAVKPAIQSCEGKQKKVLVLATNLTLKEEKFHNLVRSLDQHDIVDSLALPGLVQFAENFEFREEKVIPYLEEQLASFDLRKYGTIVLGCTHFPYFENSLRAIFPGNTNIISGSIGTAKNLKRTLEEKNLINIEGTGDITFFQSDIKIEAQETLAKYKKLLGILDKVIS, from the coding sequence GTGAGAATAGGATTTTTTGATTCTGGGATTGGTGGAATGAGTGTTCTTCACCAAGCAGTGCGGTTGCTTCCAAATGAAGATTACATATTTTATGCAGATACCTTACATGTTCCGTATGGTGAAAAATCAAAAGAAGAAGTACGAGATTATATTTTTAGTGCAGCAGATTTTTTAGCTGATCAAGGTATTAAAGCATTAGTGATTGCCTGTAATACGGCAACTAGTATCGCTGTAGACGATCTTCGCCAGAAATATGATTTTCCTATTTTGGGAATTGAACCTGCAGTAAAACCAGCAATTCAAAGCTGTGAAGGGAAACAAAAAAAGGTATTAGTATTGGCAACTAATTTGACTCTAAAGGAAGAAAAGTTTCATAATCTTGTCAGAAGTTTGGACCAGCATGATATTGTGGATAGTTTAGCTCTTCCAGGTCTTGTCCAATTTGCTGAGAACTTTGAATTCAGGGAAGAGAAAGTAATCCCTTATTTAGAAGAACAATTGGCTTCGTTTGATCTTAGGAAATATGGAACAATAGTGCTTGGATGTACCCATTTCCCATATTTCGAAAACAGCCTAAGAGCAATATTCCCTGGGAATACGAATATCATTTCTGGAAGTATTGGAACGGCAAAGAACCTGAAAAGAACTCTTGAAGAAAAGAATCTAATTAATATAGAGGGAACTGGCGATATTACATTTTTCCAATCAGATATTAAGATAGAAGCTCAAGAAACATTAGCAAAGTATAAAAAATTATTAGGAATATTAGATAAAGTAATATCTTGA
- a CDS encoding MFS transporter, which translates to MKRTFHYAWIIVFVTFLTFLAVQGVRLSFGAFVEPWETEFSMNRGTISLISTLSFVIYGLSQPLIGRLVDKLGARLILSFSTFLVGISIFLTAFVTHPWQLFFLYGIMVSLGVGGASNVAATVVVTNWFNEKRGLAFGIMEAGFGAGQMLLVPGSLLLIHLLNWKMTVVILGAFLVLFVFPIVLLFLRNHPKEKGLVPIGGEIAEDDSVPKKTLDTNTSIWNVFLKRQFWFLILPFAICGFTTTGLMDTHLIPFSHDHGFSTSVTSAAVSILAGFNIIGILLSGIIADRWSSRKMLFLLYGIRALSIAILLSSHNSTLLLIFAVIFGLVDFATVAPTQLLATQYFEEYSIGFILGWLFLSHQIGSALGAYLPGFFYNETGSYTISFYFSIIILVGAAILNIFLPEPNKITQKEN; encoded by the coding sequence ATGAAAAGAACATTTCATTACGCATGGATTATTGTTTTTGTTACATTTTTGACTTTTCTAGCCGTCCAAGGTGTTCGTCTTTCATTTGGAGCTTTTGTTGAGCCGTGGGAAACAGAATTTTCCATGAATAGAGGAACCATTTCACTTATCTCCACGTTGAGTTTTGTCATCTATGGACTGTCTCAACCACTTATTGGGAGACTAGTAGATAAATTGGGGGCTCGGCTCATTTTATCTTTTAGCACTTTCTTAGTAGGTATAAGTATTTTTCTCACGGCTTTTGTAACACATCCCTGGCAGTTATTCTTTCTCTATGGAATTATGGTTTCTCTCGGTGTGGGAGGAGCCTCTAATGTAGCTGCAACAGTAGTTGTAACCAATTGGTTTAATGAAAAACGTGGACTAGCGTTTGGAATTATGGAGGCTGGCTTTGGTGCGGGACAAATGCTTCTCGTCCCTGGATCCCTTTTGCTGATCCACTTACTAAATTGGAAAATGACCGTTGTTATCTTAGGCGCCTTTTTAGTGCTTTTTGTCTTTCCTATCGTCCTTTTATTTTTACGAAATCATCCTAAAGAGAAAGGGTTAGTTCCTATTGGCGGCGAAATTGCCGAAGACGATTCAGTTCCAAAAAAGACTCTAGATACAAACACTTCCATATGGAATGTCTTTCTAAAAAGACAGTTTTGGTTTTTAATTTTACCTTTTGCGATCTGTGGTTTTACTACCACAGGATTAATGGATACACATCTTATACCATTTTCGCATGATCATGGTTTTTCAACAAGTGTTACTAGTGCTGCCGTAAGTATACTGGCTGGGTTTAATATTATTGGTATCTTACTATCAGGTATAATTGCTGACCGCTGGAGCAGTCGCAAAATGTTATTCCTTTTATATGGAATAAGGGCATTATCTATTGCGATTCTCTTGTCTAGTCACAATTCCACTTTATTACTTATTTTTGCAGTAATCTTTGGATTGGTCGACTTTGCTACTGTTGCTCCAACGCAATTGCTGGCAACGCAGTATTTTGAGGAATATTCCATTGGATTCATTTTAGGGTGGCTATTTCTTAGTCATCAAATAGGATCAGCATTGGGCGCTTATTTACCAGGCTTCTTTTATAATGAAACAGGTAGTTATACTATTTCTTTTTATTTTTCCATTATAATCCTAGTAGGAGCAGCCATCTTAAACATATTCCTCCCTGAACCTAATAAAATTACGCAAAAAGAAAACTAG
- a CDS encoding ABC transporter substrate-binding protein, with protein sequence MKKSLLAFLLVFVLVAAGCVNTKSSVEEDKGNDGKSSAKPTIEILGSSTSESDINILRDQLIKNGFDVKLNLQPDYASFKAQQDAGNYDVAVSSWTTVTGNPDYAVRSLFKTGGDYSILADEEIDTLIDKASTQSPDEYKETYKELEQKLVFDKAYIAPLYISYKAQGVNKEVLNPATVRLAKSRAIAWETIDFKDTSKRNTDPLIVQQAISTLTSLDPIKGNDGSINTLNTNMYVRLINLTDDDQVTSEGSLSHNYSIADGNSEYYFLLRDDINFAQIKDKKAVDTGERVGADDVIFSLDRAKDKNSVPDHRTYSLHEHIKTTELVTDLAELNAKEAGSGTTIKAALEKNLDKEITELVSDKKDANNKEGKYQVVKVITTEPFPQVLNYLAHQSAGIVSKKQVESINTYDVASFDINKDIPYGDQNTVTEGDKYNNTLFASGPYILSYKNDYEAVFLKNPAYQKGTDVEPKISTVQVRFIADADSALSSLRNGEIHLFNGVPETKYNLVEEDSKLTLQRQESNAVTYLLFNTKNREVANNDDLRKAVLYSINQDDFINYYQGNKIKAVSTVSPLVETGNELNADADKVKEYLKKYHEGK encoded by the coding sequence ATGAAAAAGAGTTTATTAGCCTTTTTGCTTGTCTTTGTTTTAGTCGCGGCAGGATGTGTCAATACGAAATCAAGTGTTGAGGAAGACAAAGGGAATGATGGGAAATCAAGTGCCAAACCTACTATTGAAATCTTGGGCAGCAGCACAAGTGAGTCTGACATCAATATTTTAAGAGATCAATTAATAAAAAATGGATTTGACGTTAAATTAAATCTTCAACCAGACTATGCGAGCTTCAAAGCACAACAAGATGCTGGAAATTATGATGTTGCGGTATCTAGCTGGACGACTGTAACAGGTAACCCAGATTATGCAGTACGCTCCCTCTTTAAAACAGGCGGAGATTATAGTATTTTAGCAGATGAAGAAATTGATACTTTAATTGATAAGGCAAGTACGCAATCACCGGATGAATATAAAGAAACATATAAGGAATTAGAACAAAAACTAGTATTTGATAAAGCTTATATCGCTCCTTTATACATTTCTTATAAAGCCCAAGGAGTAAATAAAGAAGTCTTGAATCCAGCAACTGTTCGACTTGCAAAATCTAGAGCAATCGCTTGGGAAACAATTGACTTTAAAGATACTTCCAAAAGAAATACAGATCCATTAATTGTTCAACAAGCTATTTCTACACTAACTTCTCTTGATCCGATTAAAGGAAATGATGGATCTATTAATACATTAAATACAAATATGTATGTCCGTTTAATTAATTTAACAGATGATGACCAAGTCACTTCGGAAGGATCTCTATCTCATAATTACAGTATCGCTGATGGAAATTCTGAATATTACTTCTTACTAAGAGATGATATTAATTTTGCACAAATCAAAGACAAGAAAGCTGTTGATACTGGAGAAAGAGTTGGTGCAGACGATGTTATTTTCTCGCTTGACCGCGCCAAAGACAAAAATTCTGTTCCGGATCACCGTACTTACAGCCTTCATGAACATATTAAAACAACGGAGCTTGTGACAGATTTAGCAGAATTAAATGCGAAAGAAGCTGGAAGCGGCACAACCATAAAAGCCGCACTAGAAAAAAATCTTGACAAGGAAATTACAGAATTAGTCTCTGATAAAAAAGATGCAAATAATAAGGAAGGCAAGTATCAAGTAGTTAAAGTCATTACTACTGAGCCATTCCCACAAGTTTTAAATTATTTAGCCCATCAATCGGCAGGTATCGTTTCTAAGAAACAAGTAGAAAGCATTAATACGTATGATGTAGCTTCCTTTGACATCAATAAAGACATTCCTTATGGGGATCAAAATACAGTAACTGAAGGCGACAAATATAATAATACATTATTTGCTAGCGGCCCCTATATTCTTTCTTATAAAAATGATTACGAAGCAGTATTCTTAAAGAATCCAGCATACCAAAAAGGTACAGATGTTGAGCCGAAAATTTCTACTGTTCAAGTACGCTTTATAGCAGATGCTGATAGCGCCCTTTCTTCTTTACGAAATGGTGAAATTCACCTTTTCAATGGAGTACCTGAAACGAAATATAATTTAGTGGAAGAAGATAGCAAGCTTACTCTGCAACGTCAAGAAAGTAACGCTGTAACCTACTTATTATTCAATACGAAAAATAGAGAAGTAGCGAATAATGATGATTTAAGAAAAGCAGTATTGTATTCTATTAATCAAGACGACTTTATTAACTATTATCAAGGCAATAAAATTAAAGCAGTTTCGACCGTAAGTCCATTA
- a CDS encoding bifunctional helix-turn-helix transcriptional regulator/GNAT family N-acetyltransferase: MIDVQSKFGFEFRKFNRFYTDVLGFLNEHIYNSPFSLTETRILFEIYNTENCTAKNIQERLDLDGGYVSRIVKKFEKEKMVYKQKCKDDGRNHLLYVTNHGELIYKELEKKANQQVEYIRESLNSEQQQKLIASMCTIQEILSASFNEKNEETVSIRSYYTLEDINNMIKHQWLFYNQVHKWDNSFLAYLEETFRADIERIWIAEINREFAGCIGLVNDGNNIGQLRWFLVNPSFHKKGIGTQLINALIQYCKEHDYEQIFLWTVSEMVTARPLYKKFGFEITEIQEEKSLWGADLIEERWDLDLKKS, translated from the coding sequence ATGATAGATGTGCAGAGTAAGTTTGGGTTTGAATTCAGAAAATTCAATAGGTTTTACACAGATGTGTTGGGCTTTCTAAATGAACATATTTATAATAGCCCTTTTTCATTAACAGAAACTCGTATTCTCTTTGAAATTTATAACACAGAAAATTGTACAGCCAAAAATATTCAAGAAAGATTAGATTTAGATGGCGGTTATGTAAGTAGAATTGTCAAAAAATTCGAAAAAGAGAAAATGGTTTATAAGCAAAAGTGTAAAGATGATGGCCGTAATCATCTTTTATATGTTACCAATCATGGGGAATTGATTTACAAAGAGTTGGAGAAAAAAGCTAATCAGCAAGTAGAATACATACGTGAATCTTTGAATTCTGAGCAGCAGCAAAAGCTAATAGCCTCCATGTGTACAATCCAAGAAATTCTTTCTGCCTCATTTAACGAAAAAAACGAGGAGACCGTTTCTATTAGAAGTTATTATACTTTAGAAGATATTAACAACATGATTAAACATCAATGGTTATTTTATAATCAGGTCCATAAATGGGATAACAGTTTTTTAGCCTATCTGGAGGAGACATTTCGTGCTGATATCGAAAGAATCTGGATTGCAGAAATAAATCGCGAATTTGCAGGCTGTATTGGCTTAGTGAATGATGGCAATAACATAGGACAGTTAAGATGGTTCTTAGTAAATCCATCCTTTCACAAAAAAGGAATCGGTACTCAACTTATTAACGCTCTTATCCAATATTGTAAAGAACATGATTATGAGCAAATTTTTCTTTGGACTGTTAGTGAAATGGTTACAGCTAGACCACTATATAAAAAATTTGGGTTTGAAATAACGGAAATACAAGAGGAAAAATCTTTGTGGGGAGCCGATTTAATAGAAGAACGCTGGGATTTAGATCTAAAAAAAAGCTAA
- a CDS encoding ABC transporter permease, with the protein MSNNTVDTPHYRRKQAQKVSLEYSQAVFSLIVSLILTVIFLINGFDYSSAAIKPFFFSAFAAYLFVSIIQVLITWKIKQNLKQFGSIQKSTRKWGYIQLLSVLFGNVFTASSGLLLIKEKKSIDYIFAVYMLLTQFFVIAVSALNLFKPYVADTFLLGMYILIAISFFYLYVFYFLSKKDRSTLNATKIIVLSIILFLTGLSGNLFALFLGINFLRDLRKEKLSGKAGWNTTWRKITNNASAMLGLFFIIFLFALSICSYLTFDKDMAMENNYAAILQTPSLAYPLGTDDFGRDLFSRIIFGARISLTVGFLSTIIPLFIGGFLGALAGYYGNRADNVIMRLLDILYAIPGILLAIVIIAAFGSNTITLIIALSVGSIPTYARTMRANILMITNLEYIESARALGANNFTILFRHAVPNSLAPMIVKSTLTIGSAVIATSSLSYLGLGVEPHIPEWGNILKIGSAYLESHSYLAIYPGLCIIALVLSFNFLGDGLRDALDPKLD; encoded by the coding sequence ATGTCCAATAATACGGTAGATACACCACATTACCGAAGAAAACAAGCACAGAAAGTATCTTTAGAATATTCACAAGCAGTTTTTTCCTTAATCGTTTCTCTTATTCTGACCGTCATTTTCTTAATCAATGGCTTTGATTATTCATCGGCTGCGATTAAGCCATTTTTCTTTAGTGCATTTGCTGCCTATCTATTCGTATCGATTATACAGGTATTGATTACATGGAAGATTAAACAAAACCTGAAGCAGTTTGGCTCTATTCAAAAATCAACAAGAAAATGGGGATATATTCAGTTATTAAGTGTACTGTTTGGAAATGTATTTACTGCTTCATCTGGACTTTTACTGATTAAAGAAAAAAAATCAATTGACTATATATTTGCTGTTTACATGCTATTAACACAGTTTTTTGTGATTGCTGTTTCTGCTTTAAATTTGTTTAAACCATATGTAGCAGACACGTTTTTACTAGGCATGTATATTCTCATTGCGATTTCTTTTTTTTATCTTTACGTCTTTTATTTTCTATCCAAAAAAGACAGAAGTACTTTAAACGCTACAAAAATTATTGTACTTTCAATAATCTTGTTCCTTACTGGACTATCAGGGAACTTATTTGCCCTTTTTTTAGGAATAAATTTCTTGCGTGATTTAAGAAAAGAAAAACTGTCTGGGAAAGCTGGATGGAATACAACGTGGAGGAAAATAACCAACAATGCTTCTGCCATGCTTGGCCTATTCTTTATTATTTTTCTGTTTGCTTTATCTATATGCAGTTATCTAACATTCGATAAAGATATGGCAATGGAGAATAATTACGCTGCCATCCTTCAGACACCCAGTCTTGCCTATCCTTTAGGTACAGATGATTTTGGTAGAGACCTTTTTTCTAGAATTATTTTCGGAGCAAGAATTTCATTAACTGTAGGGTTTCTTTCTACTATTATTCCATTATTTATCGGTGGGTTCTTAGGTGCCTTAGCTGGTTATTATGGTAATCGAGCAGATAACGTAATCATGAGGCTATTGGATATATTGTATGCTATTCCTGGTATTTTACTTGCAATTGTCATTATTGCCGCATTCGGTTCGAATACAATCACCCTCATTATCGCTTTAAGTGTTGGCTCTATCCCAACATATGCGCGAACGATGAGAGCAAATATTCTCATGATTACGAATCTCGAATATATTGAATCTGCAAGAGCATTGGGAGCAAATAATTTTACCATCTTGTTTAGGCACGCAGTTCCAAACTCGCTTGCACCGATGATTGTTAAGTCAACTCTTACTATTGGCAGTGCTGTGATAGCTACAAGCAGTTTAAGCTATCTTGGATTAGGGGTTGAACCGCATATTCCAGAATGGGGGAATATTCTAAAAATCGGAAGTGCCTATCTTGAATCCCATTCCTATCTTGCCATTTATCCTGGATTATGCATCATAGCCTTAGTCCTTTCCTTCAATTTTTTGGGAGACGGTCTTCGAGATGCATTAGATCCTAAGTTAGATTAA
- a CDS encoding ABC transporter ATP-binding protein, whose amino-acid sequence MEVVLKVDNLRVSFTSNEQELEAVRGVSFDIKKGETLGIVGESGSGKSVTARSIMRLLPSPSSHLKSGDITFLGENLAEKTEKEMEGIRGKDIGMIFQDPMTSLNPTIKVGKQIAEGISKHQRLSKSQAKNQAMELLRLVGIRHPEERFNQYPHEFSGGMRQRVVIAMALACRPTLLIADEPTTALDVTIQAQILALMKEMQQRFGTSIILITHDLGVVAGMCDRVVVMKEGEIVETGTTEDIFEQPKHVYTKKLLNALPRLDEKKKVKRKVSITSEALVHPILEVNSLNKHFDLGKGKIVKAVDDISFHIQAGETLGLVGESGSGKSTTGRSILRLHEPTSGETLFQGIPVNRLTKKELKMLRRHMQIIFQDPYASLNPRFKVLDIIGQALDIHQLYKDPQLRLKRVEELLELVGLEASHAYRYPHEFSGGQRQRIGIARALAVEPSFIVCDEPLSALDVSIQAQIVKLLEELQQKLGLTYLFIAHDLAMVKHICDRVAVMYAGKIVEIAESEELYSNPLHDYTKALLSVIPIPDPKIEKNKKIMNPIDNPQIKYEVENTQLKEVSTGHWVAMPV is encoded by the coding sequence ATGGAAGTAGTATTAAAGGTTGATAATCTGAGAGTCTCATTTACTTCAAATGAACAAGAGCTTGAAGCGGTAAGGGGAGTTAGTTTTGATATTAAAAAAGGAGAGACATTAGGTATAGTTGGGGAGTCCGGTAGTGGAAAGAGCGTAACAGCTCGTTCTATTATGCGACTACTACCATCCCCGTCATCTCACTTGAAAAGTGGCGATATAACATTTTTGGGAGAAAATCTAGCAGAAAAAACGGAAAAGGAAATGGAAGGAATTCGCGGGAAGGATATTGGAATGATATTTCAAGATCCAATGACTTCTTTAAATCCTACGATTAAAGTTGGGAAGCAAATTGCAGAAGGGATTTCTAAGCATCAACGTCTGTCAAAATCACAAGCGAAAAATCAGGCGATGGAATTACTGCGGCTTGTTGGCATAAGGCATCCCGAAGAAAGATTTAATCAGTATCCACATGAATTTTCAGGTGGAATGAGGCAAAGAGTAGTAATCGCAATGGCATTGGCTTGCCGTCCAACTTTACTTATTGCAGATGAGCCAACTACGGCATTAGATGTTACTATTCAGGCTCAAATTCTTGCTTTAATGAAGGAGATGCAGCAACGATTTGGCACTTCTATCATTCTAATTACACACGATCTCGGTGTAGTGGCAGGAATGTGTGATCGTGTAGTAGTGATGAAAGAAGGAGAAATAGTAGAGACTGGCACAACAGAGGACATATTTGAGCAGCCAAAGCATGTCTATACAAAAAAGCTGTTAAATGCTTTACCAAGACTTGATGAGAAAAAGAAGGTGAAACGAAAAGTCAGTATAACTTCAGAAGCCCTTGTTCACCCAATCCTTGAGGTTAATTCATTAAACAAGCATTTTGATCTTGGCAAGGGGAAGATAGTAAAAGCAGTAGATGACATTAGTTTTCATATCCAGGCTGGTGAAACATTAGGGCTTGTAGGAGAATCAGGATCTGGTAAATCAACGACAGGAAGATCGATTTTACGCTTGCATGAGCCAACTAGCGGCGAAACCCTATTTCAGGGAATTCCTGTTAATCGACTAACTAAGAAAGAGTTGAAAATGCTTCGACGTCATATGCAAATTATTTTTCAAGATCCTTATGCAAGTCTTAATCCAAGGTTTAAAGTGCTTGATATTATTGGCCAGGCGCTAGATATCCATCAGCTATATAAAGATCCTCAACTCCGTTTAAAAAGGGTAGAAGAGTTATTAGAACTGGTAGGATTGGAAGCAAGTCACGCTTACCGTTATCCACATGAATTTTCAGGCGGACAAAGGCAAAGAATTGGCATTGCAAGAGCACTGGCAGTGGAGCCATCTTTCATCGTTTGTGATGAACCGTTATCTGCGTTGGATGTATCTATTCAAGCACAGATAGTAAAGCTTCTAGAAGAACTGCAACAAAAACTGGGTCTTACGTATTTATTTATTGCTCATGACTTAGCTATGGTGAAACATATTTGTGACAGAGTTGCCGTCATGTATGCGGGGAAAATAGTAGAAATTGCCGAAAGCGAAGAACTTTATTCCAATCCTTTACACGATTATACAAAGGCATTACTTTCCGTCATCCCAATCCCTGACCCTAAGATAGAGAAAAATAAGAAGATAATGAATCCAATAGATAATCCACAAATAAAATATGAGGTGGAGAATACACAACTTAAAGAGGTCTCAACTGGACATTGGGTAGCGATGCCTGTTTAG
- a CDS encoding ABC transporter permease, with protein sequence MEPVHVKSSKVKNRTRSVRILVQESFIKLQKRPDYRWAIYILGLPVTLFALFLYLFKKQNDPSKKFIEEIEEQLRKEGHWESLHKKFRLQLEKKIQFFNQAHTPSELDKVARKWANEQFQTDIMERSKEKMLALGNKKVTFSETFLAFITNKKIISLLFLPGLLMYVFLLICINPYLKFILERLIMSIFVIFGVTLLVFTILYFSPFDPAVNILGETATKDQIANFNHIYGLDQSYFHQLIQAFKGIFTFDLGNSYTGNEEVVNSIARKFPITFTLAFISLIMAILIAIPIGIISATKPNSIFDYSFMFIALIGLSIPNFWQGLIFILNFSIKLKWFPATYVPDNWISIIMPAVVLGTGLTASIARMMRSSTLEIINEDYIITAKAKGLSKSTVIWRHAVTNAMIPVITVIGLLFGGMLGGAAVTEKVFNISGIGSFIVDKQFIPDIPSILGGVVYIAITISLVNLLIDVLYAFFDPRIRTKMKQY encoded by the coding sequence TTGGAACCTGTTCATGTAAAAAGCAGCAAAGTCAAAAATCGTACTAGATCAGTCCGTATTCTTGTACAAGAAAGCTTTATTAAGCTTCAAAAAAGACCTGATTATCGCTGGGCAATCTATATTTTGGGCTTGCCTGTCACACTCTTCGCCTTGTTCCTGTATTTGTTCAAGAAACAGAATGATCCTTCAAAAAAATTTATAGAAGAAATAGAAGAGCAATTACGTAAAGAGGGGCATTGGGAAAGCTTACATAAAAAATTTCGCTTACAACTAGAAAAGAAGATACAATTTTTCAATCAAGCACATACACCCTCTGAACTAGATAAAGTAGCGAGAAAATGGGCAAATGAGCAATTTCAAACGGACATAATGGAAAGAAGCAAGGAAAAAATGCTTGCGTTAGGAAACAAGAAGGTAACCTTTTCAGAAACCTTCCTAGCTTTCATTACAAACAAAAAGATAATTTCCCTTTTGTTTTTACCTGGTTTACTGATGTATGTATTTTTGCTGATCTGTATCAATCCCTATCTAAAGTTCATCCTAGAGCGATTAATAATGAGCATTTTCGTCATTTTTGGCGTAACACTTCTTGTCTTTACTATTTTATATTTTTCACCATTTGATCCGGCAGTTAATATCCTTGGGGAAACAGCAACGAAAGATCAGATTGCCAACTTTAATCATATCTATGGTCTTGATCAGTCTTATTTTCACCAATTGATACAAGCCTTTAAAGGAATTTTCACCTTTGATTTAGGTAATTCCTACACAGGAAATGAGGAAGTCGTAAACAGTATTGCAAGAAAGTTTCCAATCACATTTACACTTGCTTTTATATCGCTTATTATGGCAATCCTTATTGCGATTCCTATAGGCATTATTTCAGCAACTAAACCTAACTCTATTTTTGATTATAGTTTTATGTTTATTGCTTTAATCGGTTTATCTATTCCAAATTTTTGGCAAGGGTTAATCTTTATTCTTAATTTTTCGATTAAATTAAAATGGTTTCCAGCTACATACGTACCTGATAATTGGATTTCCATTATCATGCCTGCAGTCGTTCTTGGAACAGGTCTTACTGCTTCTATTGCCAGGATGATGCGTTCTTCTACACTTGAAATCATTAATGAAGATTACATTATTACGGCAAAGGCAAAGGGCTTAAGTAAGTCAACTGTAATATGGAGGCACGCTGTCACTAATGCCATGATTCCCGTCATTACTGTTATCGGTCTATTGTTTGGCGGAATGCTTGGTGGAGCAGCTGTGACAGAGAAAGTTTTTAATATTAGCGGAATAGGAAGCTTTATTGTTGACAAGCAATTTATACCTGATATTCCGAGCATTTTGGGGGGAGTGGTTTATATTGCCATAACGATTTCCCTAGTAAATTTATTAATTGACGTATTGTATGCATTCTTTGACCCACGTATACGTACGAAAATGAAACAATATTAA